A genomic region of Zingiber officinale cultivar Zhangliang unplaced genomic scaffold, Zo_v1.1 ctg201, whole genome shotgun sequence contains the following coding sequences:
- the LOC122036733 gene encoding protein CHUP1, chloroplastic-like isoform X1, producing MMPNPSAFTNLSLLSHFADRDCATHISLPCSSYNFEAAVVDPSKVMKQELQSRARVVSRSTKDSPRAEADKGSPPMLKPRPKPTDVYTNSSTSLNLAKRSLHFNKLRPGTNKAKELESRLDESERMVVELHKEVAGLKAEVDKLKVRNVELESENKRLHQHLVAAEAKNINKSIVLELVQQNSKNAKELEIHGSNTCKSHSLAQVQPKLVNKMPIPSILTSKALPPPPPPPPPHNDLGRIAVSKPSALVQLYHSLNKRDGKQGSLSNGCSSSLSSNVHSGIVGELQHRSAHLLAIKADVETKGQLIKHLIEKVQSSSFSNMEDVLSFVDWLDGQLSTLADERAVLKHFDWPEKKADALREAAVEFRDLKQLEAQVSSLKDDPSLPCETTLKKISNLLDKLERGVDQVIKLRNSNMVLYREFKIPTDWLLDSGMVCKMKQLSVKLARCYLSRVSIELESFRESAQEALLFQGVRFAYRAHQFAGGLDSELMITIEELKKKVELQGTTK from the exons AAGCAGGAGCTCCAAAGCAGAGCCAGGGTGGTCTCAAGATCAACGAAGGATTCTCCGAGAGCAGAGGCAGATAAAGGGTCCCCTCCAATGCTTAAGCCTAGGCCGAAACCTACTGATGTGTACACAAACAGCAGCACCAGCTTGAACTTGGCCAAAAGATCTCTCCACTTCAACAAGCTGAGGCCAGGCACCAACAAGGCCAAGGAGTTGGAGAGTAGACTTGATGAGAGTGAGAGAATGGTGGTGGAGCTGCACAAGGAAGTGGCAGGGTTGAAAGCTGAGGTTGATAAGTTGAAGGTGAGGAATGTTGAGTTGGAGTCAGAAAACAAAAGGCTGCACCAACATCTTGTTGCAGCAGAAGCAAAGAATATCAATAAG TCAATAGTGTTGGAGCTTGTTCAGCAAAACTCAAAGAATGCCAAAGAATTAGAGATTCATGGGAGCAATACTTGCAAGAGCCATTCTTTGGCACAAGTTCAACCAAAACTTGTGAACAAGATGCCAATTCCTTCCATATTGACTTCCAAAGCTCTGCcaccgccgccgcctcctcctccgcCTCACAATGATTTAGGAAGAATTGCAGTGAGTAAGCCTTCTGCTCTAGTTCAACTATACCATTCACTAAATAAGCGAGATGGGAAACAAGGCTCCTTGAGCAATGGGTGTTCCTCTAGTCTATCTAGCAATGTACACAGTGGCATTGTCGGAGAACTTCAGCATCGATCGGCTCATCTGTTAGCG ATTAAGGCAGATGTTGAAACAAAAGGGCAGCTCATCAAACACCTCATAGAGAAGGTGCAATCCTCATCTTTCTCTAATATGGAAGATGTTCTAAGTTTTGTCGATTGGCTCGATGGACAACTCTCCACATTG GCTGATGAGAGAGCTGTGTTGAAGCACTTCGACTGGCCTGAAAAGAAAGCTGATGCACTGCGTGAAGCCGCAGTTGAATTCCGCGACCTAAAGCAACTCGAAGCTCAAGTTTCATCTTTGAAGGATGATCCCTCTTTGCCATGTGAGACAACCCTGAAAAAGATCTCAAACTTGCTAGATAA ATTGGAGCGAGGCGTCGATCAAGTGATCAAGTTGAGGAATTCAAATATGGTGTTATATAGGGAGTTCAAAATCCCGACTGATTGGCTGTTAGATTCTGGAATGGTTTGCAAG ATGAAGCAGCTGTCTGTGAAGCTTGCAAGGTGCTACCTGAGCAGAGTGTCAATCGAGCTCGAATCATTTCGGGAATCTGCACAAGAGGCACTTCTCTTTCAGGGGGTGAGGTTTGCTTATAGAGCACACCAG TTTGCAGGAGGACTCGACTCGGAGCTGATGATCACCATTGAGGAATTGAAGAAGAAGGTTGAATTGCAAGGTACAACAAAGTAG
- the LOC122036733 gene encoding protein CHUP1, chloroplastic-like isoform X2 — MMPNPSAFTNLSLLSHFADRDCATHISLPCSYNFEAAVVDPSKVMKQELQSRARVVSRSTKDSPRAEADKGSPPMLKPRPKPTDVYTNSSTSLNLAKRSLHFNKLRPGTNKAKELESRLDESERMVVELHKEVAGLKAEVDKLKVRNVELESENKRLHQHLVAAEAKNINKSIVLELVQQNSKNAKELEIHGSNTCKSHSLAQVQPKLVNKMPIPSILTSKALPPPPPPPPPHNDLGRIAVSKPSALVQLYHSLNKRDGKQGSLSNGCSSSLSSNVHSGIVGELQHRSAHLLAIKADVETKGQLIKHLIEKVQSSSFSNMEDVLSFVDWLDGQLSTLADERAVLKHFDWPEKKADALREAAVEFRDLKQLEAQVSSLKDDPSLPCETTLKKISNLLDKLERGVDQVIKLRNSNMVLYREFKIPTDWLLDSGMVCKMKQLSVKLARCYLSRVSIELESFRESAQEALLFQGVRFAYRAHQFAGGLDSELMITIEELKKKVELQGTTK, encoded by the exons AAGCAGGAGCTCCAAAGCAGAGCCAGGGTGGTCTCAAGATCAACGAAGGATTCTCCGAGAGCAGAGGCAGATAAAGGGTCCCCTCCAATGCTTAAGCCTAGGCCGAAACCTACTGATGTGTACACAAACAGCAGCACCAGCTTGAACTTGGCCAAAAGATCTCTCCACTTCAACAAGCTGAGGCCAGGCACCAACAAGGCCAAGGAGTTGGAGAGTAGACTTGATGAGAGTGAGAGAATGGTGGTGGAGCTGCACAAGGAAGTGGCAGGGTTGAAAGCTGAGGTTGATAAGTTGAAGGTGAGGAATGTTGAGTTGGAGTCAGAAAACAAAAGGCTGCACCAACATCTTGTTGCAGCAGAAGCAAAGAATATCAATAAG TCAATAGTGTTGGAGCTTGTTCAGCAAAACTCAAAGAATGCCAAAGAATTAGAGATTCATGGGAGCAATACTTGCAAGAGCCATTCTTTGGCACAAGTTCAACCAAAACTTGTGAACAAGATGCCAATTCCTTCCATATTGACTTCCAAAGCTCTGCcaccgccgccgcctcctcctccgcCTCACAATGATTTAGGAAGAATTGCAGTGAGTAAGCCTTCTGCTCTAGTTCAACTATACCATTCACTAAATAAGCGAGATGGGAAACAAGGCTCCTTGAGCAATGGGTGTTCCTCTAGTCTATCTAGCAATGTACACAGTGGCATTGTCGGAGAACTTCAGCATCGATCGGCTCATCTGTTAGCG ATTAAGGCAGATGTTGAAACAAAAGGGCAGCTCATCAAACACCTCATAGAGAAGGTGCAATCCTCATCTTTCTCTAATATGGAAGATGTTCTAAGTTTTGTCGATTGGCTCGATGGACAACTCTCCACATTG GCTGATGAGAGAGCTGTGTTGAAGCACTTCGACTGGCCTGAAAAGAAAGCTGATGCACTGCGTGAAGCCGCAGTTGAATTCCGCGACCTAAAGCAACTCGAAGCTCAAGTTTCATCTTTGAAGGATGATCCCTCTTTGCCATGTGAGACAACCCTGAAAAAGATCTCAAACTTGCTAGATAA ATTGGAGCGAGGCGTCGATCAAGTGATCAAGTTGAGGAATTCAAATATGGTGTTATATAGGGAGTTCAAAATCCCGACTGATTGGCTGTTAGATTCTGGAATGGTTTGCAAG ATGAAGCAGCTGTCTGTGAAGCTTGCAAGGTGCTACCTGAGCAGAGTGTCAATCGAGCTCGAATCATTTCGGGAATCTGCACAAGAGGCACTTCTCTTTCAGGGGGTGAGGTTTGCTTATAGAGCACACCAG TTTGCAGGAGGACTCGACTCGGAGCTGATGATCACCATTGAGGAATTGAAGAAGAAGGTTGAATTGCAAGGTACAACAAAGTAG